In Tsuneonella sp. CC-YZS046, the genomic window GCGAGGGAATCCGTTTGCTGGAAAGGGTTGCTCTGCAATTCTCGGACGATGTCTGGGTCGTGGCCCCGGACGGGGAGCGCTCCGGCGCCGGCCACGCCATCTCGATCTCCCATCCGATCCGCATCCGCAAGCGCGACGATCGCCACTTCGCCGTGCAAGGCACGCCCACCGATTGCGCCTTGCTGGGCATTCACGAGTTGATCGCCGGCAAGCAGCCCGACGTGGTCCTTTCCGGCGTCAACCGCGGCCCCAACCTTGCCGAGGACGTCACCTATTCCGGCACCTGCTCCGCCGCGATGGAAGGCGCCGTGCTTGGTATTCCGGCCATCGCGCTGAGCCAGTTCTACCGCTACCAGGGGCAGCTCCACTGGCCCACGGCAGAGAGATACGCGCCGGTCGTGCTCGAGCAATTGCTGAACATGGACTGGCAGCACGGCCAGTTCGTGAACGTCAACTTTCCCGAATGCCCGCCGGAGGACGTCAAGGGCATCCGCGTGACCAGGCTGGGCCTGCGCCCCGGCGGATCGTTCCGCCCGGTCGGCCGGGTGGACGAACGCCACGTCCCCTACTGGTGGATCAAGATCAATTTTCCTGACGGCGGGCACGAGTTGGAAAACGACCTGCAGGCGATCCGCGACAATGAAGTGTCG contains:
- the surE gene encoding 5'/3'-nucleotidase SurE produces the protein MSKGMRILITNDDGIDSEGIRLLERVALQFSDDVWVVAPDGERSGAGHAISISHPIRIRKRDDRHFAVQGTPTDCALLGIHELIAGKQPDVVLSGVNRGPNLAEDVTYSGTCSAAMEGAVLGIPAIALSQFYRYQGQLHWPTAERYAPVVLEQLLNMDWQHGQFVNVNFPECPPEDVKGIRVTRLGLRPGGSFRPVGRVDERHVPYWWIKINFPDGGHELENDLQAIRDNEVSVTPLRLDMTDYHGMERLRTLF